One segment of Marvinbryantia formatexigens DSM 14469 DNA contains the following:
- a CDS encoding WbqC family protein: MKLGVMQPYFFPYIGYWQLMNAVDTYVIFDDVAYIKRGWINRNRIKMNGTVQRIGISIKHASQNKKINELYLAQSEKETAGFFRSLELSYKKAPYYDRGMAIAEKALCGGKENLAEFLAESMFIVADYLGIHTKFLFSSSLEKDESLKAQDKILEICHILEADTYINAAGGRALYHPDVFRKQGIELRFLETDGDIVYPQGKGDFIPNLSILDVIMYNEKEDIRRLLEKYTFC; encoded by the coding sequence ATGAAGCTTGGTGTCATGCAGCCATACTTTTTTCCATATATCGGTTACTGGCAGCTTATGAATGCAGTGGATACATATGTGATTTTTGATGATGTTGCATATATCAAAAGAGGCTGGATTAACCGAAACCGGATTAAAATGAATGGGACGGTACAGAGAATTGGCATTTCGATAAAGCATGCGAGCCAGAATAAAAAGATAAATGAACTGTATCTGGCGCAAAGTGAAAAGGAGACAGCAGGGTTTTTCCGGAGTCTTGAACTGTCTTACAAAAAAGCGCCATATTACGACCGGGGAATGGCGATTGCTGAAAAAGCGTTGTGCGGTGGCAAAGAAAATCTTGCAGAATTTCTTGCGGAAAGTATGTTTATTGTAGCAGATTATCTGGGAATACATACAAAGTTTCTGTTTTCGTCCTCGCTGGAGAAAGATGAATCCCTAAAGGCACAGGATAAGATTCTGGAGATTTGTCATATCCTGGAAGCGGATACCTACATAAACGCGGCAGGTGGCAGGGCGTTGTATCATCCGGATGTTTTCAGAAAACAAGGAATTGAGCTTAGATTTCTGGAAACAGATGGAGATATCGTGTATCCGCAGGGAAAGGGGGATTTTATTCCAAATCTTTCGATTCTGGATGTCATAATGTATAACGAAAAAGAGGATATCAGACGGCTGTTGGAAAAATATACGTTTTGTTAA
- a CDS encoding ATP-grasp domain-containing protein, which yields MKQKLLFMGIDTSTRDAVAYARSIGVETIITDARPFGSSPVKQMADHVWQIDVKNLDELQARCKKEQITGIYAGNHEFCLDMTRELTRRLELPFYASEEGWACARDKARFKEHCMAVGLDVPQRYFVKKPYTQEMFAKISYPVIVKPVDACAQRGLTLCGSEEELITAYEKALQYSQKKEVIVEEFIEGEEVSMEYFFLDGHPVFCRINDLLPVSVNNRPIFCFIWQQSRHKEKYLRDTADKTDALFQRMQCYLGAAFLQAIYRDGKYYFLEFGYRIDGIGSWTTEKRIDGYSKVERMVDLALGRPFSPKQIILPEKNGVGALYLPLVKAGKIDAISGLETVRCMEGVDVSLERFHIGDEIKESKDMYQLAYYLGIWAEKEATLLDRLKEIQSLLKICDHDGNNLLIPFDGATVREILRDI from the coding sequence ATGAAACAGAAATTATTATTTATGGGAATTGATACAAGTACCAGGGATGCTGTAGCCTATGCCAGAAGCATTGGCGTGGAAACAATTATTACGGATGCCAGACCTTTTGGGAGCAGTCCGGTGAAACAGATGGCAGACCATGTCTGGCAGATTGACGTGAAGAACCTGGATGAGCTGCAGGCGCGTTGCAAAAAGGAACAGATTACCGGGATATATGCCGGCAATCACGAATTCTGTCTGGACATGACAAGGGAACTGACGCGGCGGCTGGAACTGCCTTTTTATGCTTCCGAAGAAGGATGGGCGTGTGCAAGGGATAAAGCAAGATTCAAGGAACACTGCATGGCAGTCGGGCTGGATGTGCCACAGCGGTATTTTGTGAAAAAACCATATACACAGGAGATGTTCGCGAAAATTTCGTATCCGGTGATTGTAAAACCGGTGGATGCCTGCGCGCAGAGAGGTTTAACTTTGTGCGGCAGTGAGGAAGAACTGATCACAGCGTATGAAAAAGCGCTGCAGTATTCACAGAAAAAGGAGGTTATTGTGGAAGAGTTTATAGAGGGTGAAGAAGTATCAATGGAATACTTTTTCCTGGATGGGCATCCGGTTTTTTGCCGCATAAACGACCTTTTGCCGGTTTCTGTAAATAATCGTCCCATTTTTTGTTTTATCTGGCAGCAGAGCAGGCACAAAGAAAAATATCTGCGGGATACCGCCGACAAAACAGATGCACTATTTCAACGAATGCAGTGCTATTTAGGAGCTGCTTTCCTGCAGGCGATTTATCGTGACGGGAAGTATTACTTTCTGGAATTTGGATACCGGATAGACGGAATTGGCTCATGGACTACAGAGAAAAGGATTGACGGCTACAGCAAAGTAGAAAGAATGGTTGATCTTGCGCTCGGCAGGCCATTCTCACCGAAACAGATTATTTTGCCGGAAAAGAACGGTGTCGGGGCGTTATATTTGCCGCTGGTCAAAGCCGGTAAAATAGATGCTATTTCCGGTCTGGAGACAGTACGGTGTATGGAGGGGGTAGATGTTTCTCTTGAGCGTTTTCATATAGGAGATGAGATCAAAGAATCAAAGGATATGTATCAGCTTGCTTATTATCTTGGAATCTGGGCGGAGAAGGAGGCGACGCTACTCGACAGACTGAAAGAAATTCAGTCTCTGCTGAAAATATGTGACCACGACGGAAATAATCTTTTGATACCATTTGACGGAGCAACTGTTCGCGAAATACTTCGCGACATATAA
- a CDS encoding GH39 family glycosyl hydrolase, whose translation MKKKSFLKRITALATGFLVIGIAIPYFTETADVLVDFSEGKGEIRAVNGINNGPKSGYQGDGQWSLDATEIYRELEIPFVRTHDSEYPYGSDRFIDIHCIFPDFSKDPEDPDAYNFEGTDEYLVAIADAGAEVFLRLGESIAPIGDEIDEVWRERDKNQYIHPPEDYEKWAAVCEHIIRHYNEGWNDGFHMDITYWEIWNEPDTGRMWTGSPEEFYELYKVTARYLKERYPDIKIGGCGFSSVSEEAVEEFLLAITADGTETPLDFFSWHTYSDSPGSIAGKADLVRSTLDANGYEDTLSVISEWNYTAGWNEADYTETWEVIRSQKGASFIAASMITMQEHDVDMAMYYDGQFVSDQIAWCGLYLSEEELLPGYYAFANFRQLTEKSRQVTVTGSQTEKANLDGLYVCAAAGGTNGILLTNYNPDTEAALSFSLKFTGWKHRAVITRYSAGNPEGEGSTCFLWMNRLEIELEPYEIMYIELK comes from the coding sequence ATGAAAAAGAAAAGTTTTTTAAAAAGAATAACAGCACTGGCGACCGGATTTCTGGTAATCGGAATTGCCATACCGTACTTTACAGAGACAGCGGATGTGCTGGTTGATTTTTCAGAGGGAAAAGGGGAGATCCGTGCGGTCAATGGCATAAATAACGGACCGAAATCCGGGTATCAGGGAGACGGGCAGTGGTCTCTGGATGCAACAGAAATTTACCGTGAGCTTGAAATACCTTTTGTGCGTACGCATGATTCAGAGTATCCTTACGGCAGTGACCGATTTATAGATATTCACTGTATATTTCCGGACTTTTCAAAAGATCCGGAAGATCCGGATGCGTACAATTTTGAAGGAACAGACGAGTATCTTGTTGCGATTGCAGATGCGGGAGCAGAGGTGTTTTTGCGCCTTGGAGAATCTATTGCACCGATCGGGGATGAGATAGACGAGGTATGGCGGGAACGTGATAAGAACCAGTATATTCATCCGCCGGAGGATTATGAGAAATGGGCCGCTGTCTGTGAACACATTATACGTCACTATAATGAGGGGTGGAATGACGGATTTCATATGGATATTACTTATTGGGAAATCTGGAACGAGCCGGATACCGGCAGGATGTGGACGGGAAGTCCGGAAGAGTTTTACGAGTTGTATAAAGTGACGGCACGTTATTTAAAGGAAAGGTATCCGGACATTAAAATCGGCGGCTGCGGTTTTTCTTCCGTTTCAGAAGAGGCGGTTGAAGAGTTCCTTTTGGCGATTACAGCGGATGGAACAGAAACCCCTCTTGATTTTTTTAGCTGGCATACCTATTCGGATTCTCCCGGTTCCATTGCAGGGAAAGCGGATCTTGTGCGAAGCACGTTGGACGCAAATGGGTATGAAGATACGCTTAGTGTGATCAGTGAATGGAATTATACTGCAGGATGGAATGAAGCGGACTACACAGAAACGTGGGAAGTAATCCGTTCTCAGAAGGGCGCGTCATTTATTGCTGCGAGTATGATTACAATGCAGGAGCACGATGTGGATATGGCAATGTATTATGACGGACAATTCGTTTCTGATCAAATTGCCTGGTGCGGTCTTTATCTTTCGGAGGAAGAATTACTGCCGGGGTATTATGCCTTTGCAAATTTCCGGCAGTTGACAGAAAAGAGCCGGCAGGTAACTGTCACTGGCAGTCAGACGGAAAAAGCGAATTTGGATGGACTGTATGTATGTGCAGCAGCAGGGGGTACTAATGGCATCCTGCTTACAAACTATAATCCGGATACAGAAGCGGCTCTGTCATTCAGCCTGAAGTTTACCGGATGGAAACACCGGGCAGTAATTACCAGATACAGCGCCGGGAACCCGGAAGGAGAAGGAAGCACATGCTTTTTGTGGATGAACCGTCTGGAAATTGAGCTTGAACCTTATGAAATTATGTATATTGAACTGAAATAA
- a CDS encoding DUF554 domain-containing protein — translation MGTLINVAAVILGGVLGRFINAGAIKKYETSLMHALGLCTLFIGISGVLLEMLVYENGAFSVTGTMLIIFSLVPGTLIGELLRIEERLTVLGERIKKAVGASKDARFVESFMANMLVICIGAMAIIGPLQDGLTGDFSMLTAKAALDCVITLIFASTMGIGAAFAAIPLGIYQGSITLLAHVIQPFLSDALIGDLSMMGSVLITGVGINLLWNKGIRLANMLPAILGPVIYHLVILPLL, via the coding sequence ATGGGCACACTGATTAATGTAGCCGCCGTCATACTTGGCGGCGTCCTCGGCAGATTTATCAATGCCGGGGCAATAAAAAAATACGAAACATCTCTGATGCACGCACTCGGACTCTGTACGCTGTTTATCGGTATCAGCGGCGTTCTTTTGGAAATGCTGGTGTACGAAAACGGCGCTTTTTCAGTCACCGGAACGATGCTGATTATTTTTTCGTTGGTGCCTGGCACCCTGATCGGGGAGCTGCTGCGGATTGAGGAGCGCCTCACGGTTCTTGGCGAGCGCATCAAAAAAGCGGTCGGCGCCTCTAAGGATGCGCGTTTTGTGGAAAGCTTCATGGCAAATATGCTGGTAATCTGTATCGGCGCTATGGCAATCATCGGTCCGCTGCAGGACGGTCTGACAGGCGATTTTTCCATGCTCACCGCAAAAGCAGCGCTCGACTGCGTGATTACACTGATTTTTGCCTCCACAATGGGTATTGGCGCGGCGTTCGCCGCCATCCCCCTCGGCATTTACCAGGGAAGCATTACACTGCTTGCACACGTCATCCAGCCGTTTCTGTCGGATGCGCTCATCGGTGATTTATCCATGATGGGCTCGGTGCTGATTACCGGCGTGGGCATCAATCTGCTCTGGAACAAGGGCATCCGACTGGCAAATATGCTGCCGGCTATTCTTGGACCTGTGATTTATCATCTTGTAATTCTGCCGCTGCTGTGA
- a CDS encoding tyrosine-type recombinase/integrase: MKRKENEMEHVITEERLRMFEQSMRRDEKSDATVRKYLHDLLAFREYTGGGCPVTKEVVIAYKQYLMGRYAVASVNSMLAALNCFFKEYGWYDCVVKSLKVQRKSFRRSDRELTREEYYRLISTAWEKGNVRLSLIMQTICSTGIRVSELEFITVEALRSRRATVSLKGKTRVVLLPAELCRILRKYVKEHNISEGCIFVSRSGKPLDRSNIFHDMKALCETAGVNPEKVFPHNLRHLFAITYYDVEKDISHLADILGHASIDTTRIYTMVNGEEQAKQIDNLKLVI, encoded by the coding sequence ATGAAAAGAAAGGAAAATGAAATGGAACATGTTATAACAGAAGAAAGACTGAGGATGTTTGAGCAATCGATGCGCAGGGATGAGAAAAGCGATGCCACTGTCCGGAAGTACCTGCATGACCTTCTGGCTTTCCGGGAGTATACGGGCGGAGGATGTCCGGTTACCAAGGAGGTTGTAATTGCGTACAAACAGTACCTGATGGGGCGGTACGCCGTGGCAAGCGTAAATTCCATGCTGGCGGCATTAAATTGTTTTTTCAAAGAGTACGGATGGTATGACTGCGTGGTGAAATCCCTGAAGGTGCAAAGAAAATCCTTCCGGCGAAGTGACAGAGAGCTTACCAGAGAGGAATACTACCGGCTGATAAGCACCGCCTGGGAAAAGGGAAATGTCCGGTTGTCACTGATTATGCAGACCATCTGCTCCACCGGGATACGTGTGAGCGAGCTGGAGTTTATTACAGTGGAGGCGCTGCGCAGTCGCAGAGCAACGGTTTCCCTGAAGGGAAAAACAAGAGTTGTACTGCTTCCGGCGGAATTATGCCGTATACTCCGGAAATACGTGAAAGAGCACAATATCTCAGAAGGCTGCATTTTTGTGAGCAGGAGCGGGAAGCCGCTGGACCGCAGCAACATATTTCACGATATGAAAGCGCTGTGCGAGACTGCCGGGGTAAATCCGGAAAAAGTATTCCCGCACAACCTGCGCCATCTGTTTGCTATCACTTATTATGATGTGGAAAAAGATATTTCACATCTGGCGGATATTCTCGGACACGCAAGCATTGATACGACCCGCATTTATACAATGGTAAACGGTGAAGAACAGGCAAAGCAGATTGACAATCTGAAGCTTGTGATATGA
- a CDS encoding AAA family ATPase — MLKKLPVGVDGFKKIITEDFYYVDKTMFIEELLQNWGEVNLFTRPRRFGKTLIMDMLKNFFEIGSDRNLFDGLKISQKKELCEMHLGQYPVISLTLKDVSGEDFSSARNALCNKIGKEALRFRFLADSTKLSEEERAMYMQLIRVGNDNGAIFTVPDAVLVESLGTLTQLLARHYEKKVIVLIDEYDVPLDKAYQNGYYDEMIPFIRSLFGNVLKTNDNLQFAVLTGCMRISRESIFTGLNNLKVYTVMDTRFDEYFGFTDADVDTMLAFYELTAYKNVMQEWYDGYLFGKAGLYCPWDIINYCDKLLADRDSGPENYWANTSGNDLIRRFIEKANQTTRDEIEQLISGRLIQKEIRQELTYRDFDSTIENLWSILLTTGYLTVRERISAREYKLAIPNAEIRDLFVTQVKEWFRDISRADTARINRFCEAFPAGDVLRIQEMLHDYLWDSISVRDTAVRRNMKENFYHGMVLGLLQSRENWLVISNAELGEGYSDIAICTPEKTGIVIELKYADDGNLEKSCAEALDQIEERKYADGLKRKGMKKILKYGMAFCEKECMVAMTE; from the coding sequence ATGCTGAAAAAACTGCCGGTTGGAGTTGACGGGTTTAAAAAAATTATCACAGAGGATTTTTATTACGTAGATAAAACAATGTTCATAGAGGAGCTTCTGCAGAACTGGGGCGAAGTCAATCTTTTTACCCGCCCGCGCCGGTTCGGGAAAACGCTTATCATGGATATGCTGAAAAACTTTTTTGAGATAGGCAGTGACAGAAATTTATTCGATGGTCTGAAAATTTCGCAAAAAAAAGAGTTATGCGAAATGCATTTGGGACAGTATCCGGTAATATCGCTGACGCTGAAAGATGTAAGCGGAGAGGATTTTTCTTCTGCGCGAAATGCACTTTGCAATAAAATCGGAAAAGAAGCACTGCGATTCCGCTTCCTTGCTGACAGTACAAAGCTGTCAGAAGAGGAACGTGCCATGTATATGCAGCTTATCCGGGTTGGAAATGACAATGGCGCTATTTTTACGGTGCCGGATGCCGTTCTTGTAGAAAGCCTTGGGACGCTTACGCAGCTTCTTGCAAGGCATTATGAGAAAAAGGTGATTGTTCTGATTGATGAATACGATGTGCCGCTGGATAAGGCATATCAGAACGGATATTATGATGAGATGATACCTTTTATCCGCAGTCTGTTTGGAAATGTGTTGAAAACGAATGATAATCTGCAGTTCGCCGTTCTGACTGGGTGTATGCGAATTTCACGGGAAAGTATTTTTACAGGATTGAATAATTTGAAAGTATATACCGTCATGGATACCAGATTTGACGAATATTTTGGCTTCACCGACGCAGATGTGGATACGATGCTTGCATTTTACGAATTGACGGCTTATAAAAATGTAATGCAGGAGTGGTATGATGGGTATCTTTTTGGAAAGGCTGGCCTGTATTGTCCGTGGGACATTATTAATTATTGTGATAAATTACTTGCGGACAGAGATTCGGGACCGGAAAACTATTGGGCGAATACGAGTGGGAATGATCTGATACGCCGTTTTATTGAAAAAGCAAATCAGACGACGAGAGATGAGATTGAGCAGTTGATTTCCGGCAGACTGATTCAGAAAGAAATCAGACAGGAGCTGACATATCGGGATTTTGACAGCACTATCGAAAATCTATGGAGCATATTGCTGACGACCGGATACCTAACGGTCAGAGAACGTATTTCTGCCAGAGAATATAAACTGGCGATACCAAATGCAGAGATAAGAGACTTATTTGTTACGCAGGTGAAAGAGTGGTTCCGGGACATATCGCGGGCGGATACGGCGAGAATCAACCGTTTCTGCGAGGCGTTCCCGGCAGGGGATGTTTTGCGGATACAGGAAATGCTGCACGATTATCTGTGGGATTCCATCAGCGTGCGGGACACAGCTGTGAGGAGAAACATGAAAGAAAACTTTTATCACGGCATGGTGCTCGGTCTGCTTCAGAGCCGGGAAAACTGGCTGGTAATATCCAATGCGGAGCTGGGGGAAGGCTATAGCGATATTGCCATCTGCACGCCGGAAAAGACAGGTATCGTAATAGAACTGAAATATGCGGACGATGGCAATCTGGAAAAAAGCTGCGCGGAAGCGTTGGATCAGATTGAAGAGCGGAAATATGCGGATGGTCTCAAAAGAAAAGGGATGAAAAAGATTCTGAAATACGGCATGGCATTCTGCGAAAAGGAGTGTATGGTGGCGATGACGGAATAG
- a CDS encoding iron-containing alcohol dehydrogenase — MNICVRGGCRIFQKVMKYGMYLMPWRTPEVIEGEDGLIRLAEKLKEEAYHCVLVVTDKNLAEIGLHLELTDVLEMYEVPYVLYADTIPNPTISNIEEALALYKEAQCEAIVAIGGGSAMDCGKVVGARAAKPHQPVRKMKGILKIHKKTPPFYAIPTTAGTGSETTLAAVITDEKTRHKYPINDFPLIPDYAVLDAELTRRLPRQITATTGMDVLTHAVEAYIGNSNTKKTTEQAKCAVRLVFDYLYRAYKDGDDMEARGFMQEASFQAGAAFTRAYVGNVHAMAHALGGAYRVPHGLANAVILPYVLDYYGKAVYKKLSELADVAGIALEENSEEENAKLFIAKIRELNRKMNIPEKISGIREKDIPVLAVWASQEANPLYPVPVIFGRKDFRTLYRQIMEEKK; from the coding sequence ATGAATATTTGTGTGAGAGGCGGCTGCCGCATTTTTCAGAAGGTTATGAAATACGGCATGTACTTAATGCCGTGGCGGACGCCGGAGGTAATTGAGGGAGAGGACGGACTGATACGGCTGGCGGAGAAGCTGAAAGAGGAGGCGTATCATTGCGTGCTGGTGGTGACGGACAAAAATCTGGCGGAGATCGGGCTGCATCTGGAGCTGACGGACGTGCTGGAGATGTATGAGGTGCCGTATGTGCTGTATGCGGATACGATTCCGAATCCGACGATTTCCAATATAGAGGAGGCGCTTGCTCTTTATAAGGAGGCGCAGTGTGAGGCAATCGTGGCGATTGGCGGCGGCTCGGCGATGGACTGCGGCAAGGTGGTGGGCGCGCGTGCGGCAAAGCCGCATCAGCCGGTCCGGAAAATGAAGGGCATTTTAAAAATACATAAAAAGACGCCGCCGTTTTACGCCATCCCGACAACGGCAGGTACCGGCAGTGAGACGACGCTTGCCGCTGTCATCACGGACGAGAAAACAAGGCATAAGTATCCGATCAATGACTTCCCGCTGATTCCGGATTACGCGGTGCTCGATGCGGAGCTGACGCGCAGGCTGCCGCGGCAGATTACGGCGACGACCGGCATGGATGTGCTGACGCACGCTGTGGAGGCGTATATCGGAAACAGCAACACAAAGAAAACAACGGAACAGGCAAAGTGCGCGGTGCGGCTGGTGTTTGATTATCTTTACCGTGCGTATAAGGATGGCGACGACATGGAGGCGCGCGGCTTTATGCAGGAGGCGTCCTTCCAGGCGGGCGCGGCGTTTACGAGGGCATATGTGGGGAATGTCCATGCGATGGCGCACGCGCTCGGCGGCGCCTACCGAGTTCCGCACGGACTGGCAAATGCGGTGATCCTGCCGTATGTTCTGGATTATTATGGAAAAGCTGTCTATAAGAAGCTTTCTGAGCTTGCAGATGTGGCGGGAATTGCCCTGGAGGAAAACAGTGAGGAAGAAAACGCGAAGCTTTTCATTGCAAAAATACGTGAGCTGAACCGCAAAATGAATATTCCGGAGAAAATCAGCGGCATTCGCGAAAAGGATATTCCGGTGCTCGCCGTCTGGGCGTCGCAGGAGGCGAACCCGCTGTATCCGGTGCCGGTGATTTTTGGACGAAAGGATTTCCGCACGCTTTATCGCCAGATTATGGAGGAAAAGAAATGA
- a CDS encoding aldehyde dehydrogenase, whose product MSTLIEEAVSRQRANFNKGVTRSYEFRIEQLKKLPAWIHAHEQDIYDALYGDLNKAPFECYATEIGIVLDEVQYMLKHLQGWMKPQRVRTPLTQFPSQCFRLSEPYGVVLIMAPWNYPFQLSLAPLVGALAAGNCAVIKPSAYAPHTSALLARMVRELYPDWLVTVVEGGREENSALLEQRFDYIFFTGGVSVGKLVMEAAAKHLTPVTLELGGKSPCIVDETADIRLAARRIVWGKFLNAGQTCVAPDYLLVQSNVKERLVAAMKKEIRRQFGKEPLENKNYPKIINEKHYRRLVRLMEDCGILAGGKTSDVSMKIEPTILDQVHGESPVMQEEIFGPLFPVLTFDTLKEAAAFVNGREKPLALYLFTKNKENEKYILSHVSYGGGCINDTVVHLATPHMPFGGVGSSGMGSYHGRESFTTFSHQKSIMKKALWLDLPLRYAPYRKWALSVLKKIQK is encoded by the coding sequence ATGAGTACCTTAATTGAAGAAGCTGTCAGCAGGCAGCGCGCAAATTTTAATAAGGGTGTTACCAGAAGCTATGAGTTCCGCATCGAGCAGCTAAAAAAGCTGCCGGCGTGGATTCATGCGCACGAACAGGACATTTACGACGCGCTTTACGGGGACTTGAACAAGGCTCCGTTTGAGTGTTATGCGACGGAGATCGGAATCGTGCTGGACGAGGTACAGTATATGCTGAAGCATCTGCAGGGCTGGATGAAGCCGCAGCGTGTGCGCACGCCGCTTACGCAGTTTCCGTCGCAGTGTTTCCGCCTCAGCGAGCCCTACGGCGTCGTGCTGATTATGGCGCCCTGGAATTATCCCTTCCAGCTTTCGCTGGCGCCGCTTGTCGGGGCGCTTGCCGCCGGAAACTGCGCGGTGATAAAGCCGTCCGCCTACGCGCCGCATACATCCGCGCTGCTTGCCCGGATGGTGCGCGAGCTTTACCCGGACTGGCTGGTGACGGTGGTGGAGGGCGGAAGAGAGGAAAATTCCGCTCTGCTTGAGCAGCGGTTCGACTATATTTTCTTCACGGGCGGCGTCAGCGTCGGAAAGCTGGTCATGGAAGCGGCGGCAAAGCACCTCACGCCGGTGACGCTGGAGCTGGGCGGAAAAAGTCCCTGCATCGTGGATGAGACGGCGGACATCAGGCTTGCCGCCCGCCGGATCGTCTGGGGGAAATTTTTAAATGCCGGCCAGACCTGCGTGGCGCCCGATTATCTGCTGGTGCAGAGCAACGTAAAGGAACGGCTGGTGGCGGCGATGAAGAAGGAAATCCGCAGGCAGTTCGGAAAAGAGCCGCTGGAAAATAAAAACTATCCGAAAATCATCAACGAAAAGCATTACCGGCGTCTGGTCCGCCTGATGGAGGACTGCGGGATACTGGCGGGCGGAAAAACGTCGGATGTTTCTATGAAAATTGAGCCGACCATTCTGGATCAGGTGCATGGGGAAAGCCCGGTGATGCAGGAGGAGATTTTCGGACCATTATTCCCGGTGCTCACCTTTGATACGCTGAAGGAGGCGGCCGCCTTTGTGAACGGGCGGGAGAAGCCGCTGGCGCTTTATCTGTTTACAAAAAATAAAGAGAATGAAAAATACATTCTGTCGCACGTCTCCTATGGCGGCGGCTGCATCAATGATACCGTCGTCCACCTGGCGACGCCGCATATGCCGTTCGGCGGCGTGGGCAGCAGCGGCATGGGCAGCTACCACGGAAGAGAGAGCTTTACCACCTTTTCCCACCAGAAAAGCATCATGAAAAAGGCACTCTGGCTGGATCTGCCGCTGCGCTATGCGCCGTACCGGAAATGGGCGCTCTCTGTTCTAAAAAAAATACAGAAGTAA
- the pta gene encoding phosphate acetyltransferase — MGFIDVIKERARSNKKTIVLPETEDRRTFEAAEKILKEGIADIILVGSEEAVKKGGEGLDLTGAVVIDPATSDKTQGYIDKLVELRSKKGMTPEQAKEILLNQYLYYGVMMVKMGDADGMVSGACHSTADTLRPCLQILKTKPGTKLVSAFFLIVVPDCEYGANGAFVFGDSGLVQDPNPEELAAIAASSADSFRLLVQEEPVVAMLSHSTMGSAKHALVDKVVEATKIAKEQNPGLKLDGELQLDAAIVPSVGSSKAPNSDVAGKANVLIFPNLDAGNIGYKLAQRLAKAEAYGPITQGIAKPVNDLSRGCSADDIVGVVAITAVQCQAED; from the coding sequence ATGGGATTTATTGACGTAATCAAAGAAAGAGCAAGAAGCAATAAAAAAACGATTGTGCTTCCGGAGACAGAAGACCGCAGAACTTTTGAGGCTGCGGAGAAAATTCTGAAGGAGGGCATAGCGGACATCATCCTGGTAGGCAGCGAGGAAGCTGTCAAAAAGGGCGGCGAAGGGCTGGACCTTACCGGCGCGGTGGTTATCGACCCGGCTACTTCCGATAAAACACAGGGTTACATAGACAAGCTGGTAGAGCTGCGCTCCAAAAAGGGCATGACGCCGGAGCAGGCGAAGGAAATCCTTCTGAACCAGTATCTCTACTATGGCGTTATGATGGTAAAAATGGGCGATGCGGACGGTATGGTTTCCGGCGCATGCCATTCCACAGCAGATACCTTAAGACCGTGTCTGCAGATTCTGAAAACGAAACCGGGCACAAAGCTGGTATCCGCTTTCTTCCTTATCGTAGTTCCGGACTGCGAATACGGCGCAAACGGCGCATTTGTATTCGGCGACAGCGGACTTGTGCAGGACCCGAATCCGGAAGAGCTGGCAGCGATTGCCGCATCCTCCGCGGATTCCTTCCGCCTGCTGGTACAGGAGGAGCCGGTGGTGGCTATGCTTTCCCACTCCACAATGGGAAGCGCAAAGCATGCGCTGGTTGACAAGGTAGTTGAGGCGACAAAGATTGCCAAAGAGCAGAATCCGGGTCTGAAGCTGGACGGCGAGCTGCAGCTTGACGCGGCGATCGTTCCGAGCGTAGGTTCCTCCAAGGCTCCGAACAGCGACGTTGCCGGAAAAGCGAACGTTCTGATCTTCCCGAACCTGGATGCCGGAAACATCGGCTACAAGCTGGCGCAGAGACTGGCAAAGGCAGAAGCTTACGGACCTATCACACAGGGTATTGCAAAACCGGTGAACGATCTGTCCCGCGGCTGCTCTGCAGACGATATTGTCGGCGTTGTAGCTATCACGGCGGTACAGTGCCAGGCTGAGGACTAA